A segment of the Corynebacterium liangguodongii genome:
GTTGACCCGCGGGTCGTCGTCGTAGACCCCGTCGACGGCCTTGGCCATGAGCAGCACGTCGCAGCCGATCTCGAGGGCGCGCTGGGCGGCTGTGGTGTCGGTGGAGAAGTAGGGCATGCCCATGCCGGCGCCGAAGATGACCACGCGCCCCTTCTCCAGGTGCCGGGCCGCGCGCAGCGGGAGGTACGGCTCGGCGATCTGGGCCATGTTGATCGCGGTTTGCACTCGGCAATCGACGCCCTTTTGCTGCAGGAAGTCCTGCAGTGCGAGGCAGTTCATGACGGTGCCGAGCATGCCCATGTAGTCGGAGCGGGCACGGTCCATGCCGCGCTGTTGCAGCTCCGCGCCGCGGAAGAAGTTGCCGCCACCGATGACCACAGCGATCTGGGTTCCGCCTCGCGCCACCTCCGCGATTTGGGACGCGACGCTGTCGACCACGTCGGGGTCGATGCCGACGTTTCCGCCGCCGAACATCTCACCGCCGAGCTTGAGCATCACGCGCCGAAATCCGGACCTGGGGGTTGCGTTTGTCACCGTTAAGGCTCCTTAAAGGTTGTCGGTTACCAAGGTTTTCGCTGCATCCGATCATAGTCGGCGTTCCGCGCGGGCCGTCGAGCGCGCACGCGAAAGCCCCGCCGAAGCGGGGCTGTGGGTCGCACTGGCGTCTAGGCCTGGCCAACCTCGAAGCGGACGAAGTCGGTGACCTCGATGCCGGACTCGTCGGCGTACTGCTTGACGGTCTTCTTCGAATCGGCCAGCGAGGGCTGGTCGAGCAGG
Coding sequences within it:
- the pyrH gene encoding UMP kinase, with the protein product MLKLGGEMFGGGNVGIDPDVVDSVASQIAEVARGGTQIAVVIGGGNFFRGAELQQRGMDRARSDYMGMLGTVMNCLALQDFLQQKGVDCRVQTAINMAQIAEPYLPLRAARHLEKGRVVIFGAGMGMPYFSTDTTAAQRALEIGCDVLLMAKAVDGVYDDDPRVNPDAKLYAEVSPREVIEKGLKVADATAFSLCMGNNMPILVFNLLKEGNIARAVAGERIGTLVK